A window from Deltaproteobacteria bacterium encodes these proteins:
- a CDS encoding ACT domain-containing protein, producing the protein MKVEQISVFLENRAGRLAEVTKTLAENNINIRALSLADTSDFGILRLIVTDNEKAKEALKAKGFTVGRTSVVAAEIGDHPGGLHTILDMLTSGGVNVEYMYAFVTQSGHNAILIFRFDRTDQAIEVLQKNNVRILSGQELYSL; encoded by the coding sequence ATGAAAGTTGAACAGATCTCCGTCTTTCTGGAAAATAGAGCCGGCCGATTGGCCGAGGTGACCAAGACCCTGGCCGAAAACAACATCAACATCCGCGCCCTGTCCCTGGCCGACACCTCGGATTTCGGCATCCTGCGCCTCATCGTCACGGACAACGAAAAAGCCAAGGAAGCCCTCAAGGCCAAGGGCTTCACCGTGGGCAGAACCAGCGTCGTGGCCGCCGAAATCGGCGATCATCCCGGCGGCCTGCATACCATTCTGGACATGCTCACCAGCGGCGGCGTCAACGTGGAATACATGTACGCCTTCGTCACCCAGAGCGGTCACAACGCCATCCTCATTTTCCGTTTCGACCGCACGGATCAGGCCATCGAAGTCCTTCAAAAAAACAATGTCCGCATTCTCAGCGGACAGGAACTCTACTCGCTCTAG
- a CDS encoding glycosyltransferase family 1 protein, with the protein MRILNIEASYFTRVFRKLGHDVLSIGPGRDCDVVLDAPLTARNLFELLRTRDFWPDLALWADGCRPPSVLGLELLPCVTIGYSIDQYCNPWHVPWSISFDHMFLAQKDYVPLFEQAGLPRRAEWLPLFFDPSGVGDGGVERDIPVSFVGTVTGSINRRRKDFLGAVRVGVPVVVRAGNYYPIYGRSQIVLNQSAVGEANFRIFEGAGCGALVVTESIANGFDELFRAGEEIAVYERGNVQDAVRVCRELLADPDRLRRMAEAGRRRVLRDHTTVARAKRILDVASALGRTRSWDWRGKQADRVARELGKMCVFLGLDQELPLPRDMARGFTRMGLSRLG; encoded by the coding sequence ATGCGTATTCTCAATATCGAGGCTTCATACTTCACGCGGGTATTCCGAAAGCTCGGCCATGACGTGCTGAGCATCGGTCCCGGCCGGGACTGCGATGTGGTCCTGGACGCGCCGCTCACGGCCCGGAATTTGTTCGAGCTCTTGCGGACGCGTGACTTCTGGCCGGATTTGGCGCTGTGGGCCGATGGCTGTCGACCGCCGTCGGTGCTGGGCCTGGAGCTTTTGCCATGCGTGACCATCGGCTATTCCATCGATCAGTATTGCAATCCCTGGCATGTGCCCTGGTCGATCAGTTTTGATCACATGTTCTTGGCCCAAAAGGACTATGTCCCGCTTTTCGAGCAGGCGGGGCTGCCGCGCCGGGCGGAATGGCTGCCGCTGTTTTTCGACCCATCCGGCGTCGGCGACGGCGGCGTGGAGCGGGATATTCCGGTGAGTTTTGTCGGGACCGTGACCGGTTCCATCAATCGGCGGCGCAAGGATTTTCTCGGCGCCGTCCGTGTCGGGGTCCCCGTGGTTGTCCGTGCCGGAAATTACTATCCGATCTATGGCCGTAGTCAGATCGTGCTCAACCAAAGCGCCGTGGGAGAGGCCAATTTTCGGATTTTCGAGGGCGCCGGCTGCGGCGCGTTGGTGGTCACGGAATCAATCGCCAATGGTTTTGACGAATTATTCCGGGCTGGCGAGGAAATTGCCGTCTACGAACGCGGTAACGTCCAGGACGCGGTCCGCGTTTGCCGCGAGCTTCTGGCCGACCCCGACCGCCTGCGGCGCATGGCCGAGGCCGGGCGCCGGCGGGTCCTGCGCGATCACACGACAGTTGCCCGGGCCAAACGGATTTTGGACGTGGCGTCTGCATTGGGCCGGACCAGATCCTGGGATTGGCGCGGCAAACAGGCCGACCGGGTGGCCCGGGAACTGGGCAAGATGTGCGTGTTTCTGGGGCTGGACCAGGAGCTGCCCCTGCCGCGAGACATGGCCCGGGGATTCACGCGCATGGGTTTGTCCCGCCTGGGCTGA